In Streptomyces sp. SN-593, a single genomic region encodes these proteins:
- the ilvN gene encoding acetolactate synthase small subunit, with protein sequence MSKHTLSVLVENKPGVLARITALFSRRGFNIDSLAVGTTEHPEISRITIVVNVVDQLPLEQVTKQLNKLVNVLKIVELDPSAAVARELVLVKVRADNDTRSQVVEIVQLFRAKTVDVSPEAVTIEATGGADKLEAMLKMLEPFGIKELVQSGTIAIGRGARSITDRSLRALDRSA encoded by the coding sequence ATGTCCAAGCACACCCTCTCCGTCCTGGTGGAGAACAAGCCGGGCGTCCTGGCCCGGATCACCGCGCTGTTCTCCCGGCGGGGCTTCAACATCGACTCGCTCGCGGTCGGCACCACCGAGCACCCCGAGATCTCCCGGATCACCATCGTCGTCAACGTGGTGGACCAGCTACCGCTCGAACAGGTCACGAAACAGCTCAACAAGCTGGTCAACGTGCTGAAGATCGTCGAACTCGACCCGTCGGCGGCGGTCGCCCGGGAACTCGTCCTGGTGAAGGTGCGGGCCGACAACGACACCCGCTCGCAGGTCGTGGAGATCGTGCAGCTCTTCCGCGCCAAGACCGTCGACGTCTCCCCGGAGGCCGTCACCATCGAAGCCACCGGCGGCGCCGACAAGCTGGAGGCCATGCTCAAGATGCTGGAGCCCTTCGGCATCAAGGAGCTGGTCCAGTCCGGCACCATCGCCATCGGTCGCGGCGCCCGCTCCATCACCGACCGGAGCCTGCGCGCGCTCGACCGTTCCGCCTGA
- a CDS encoding acetolactate synthase large subunit has protein sequence MTEQATGSHHPQRSRGAATAAPAERMTGAQALIRSLEAVGADTVFGIPGGAILPAYDPLMDSVKVRHVLVRHEQGAGHAATGYAQATGKVGVCMATSGPGATNLVTPIADAHMDSVPIVAITGQVASKSIGTDAFQEADICGITLPITKHNFLVTDPAEIPRTIAEAFHIAGTGRPGPVLVDIAKDALQNETTFSWPPQQDLPGYRPVTKPHAKQIREAARLINEARRPVLYVGGGVLKARATAELRILAELTGAPVTTTLMALGAFPDSHPQHVGMPGMHGDVSAVTALQKSDLIVALGARFDDRVTGRLDTFAPHAKVVHADIDPAEISKNRIADVPIVGDAREVLADLIVAVQADHEAGHRGDYTDWWRQLSFWRNTYPLGYEAPDDGSLSPQQVIERIGELAPEGTLFAAGVGQHQMWAAQFIKYEQPGTWFNSGGAGTMGYAVPAAMGAKAGRPDHTVWAIDGDGCFQMTNQELVTCALNNIPIKVAIINNGALGMVRQWQNLFYGERFSNTVLHSGAENVPGSTQGVGSISNHGTRVPDFVKLSEAMGCVGLRCESPDELDAVIAKANAINDRPVVVDFIVHEDAMVWPMVAAGTSNDEIMAARDVRPDFGDSEND, from the coding sequence TCCCGGGCGGCGCGATCCTGCCGGCGTACGACCCGCTGATGGACTCCGTCAAGGTCCGCCACGTGCTGGTCCGCCACGAGCAGGGGGCCGGGCACGCCGCCACCGGCTACGCGCAGGCCACCGGCAAGGTCGGCGTGTGCATGGCCACCTCGGGCCCGGGCGCGACCAACCTGGTCACCCCGATCGCCGACGCGCACATGGACTCCGTGCCGATCGTGGCCATCACCGGCCAGGTCGCCTCGAAGTCCATCGGCACCGACGCGTTCCAGGAAGCCGACATCTGCGGCATCACCCTGCCGATCACCAAGCACAACTTCCTGGTCACCGACCCGGCCGAGATCCCGCGCACCATCGCCGAGGCGTTCCACATCGCCGGCACCGGCCGCCCCGGCCCGGTGCTGGTGGACATCGCCAAGGACGCGCTCCAGAACGAGACCACCTTCAGCTGGCCGCCGCAGCAGGACCTGCCCGGCTACCGCCCGGTCACCAAGCCGCACGCCAAGCAGATCCGCGAGGCCGCCCGGCTGATCAACGAGGCCCGCCGCCCGGTCCTCTACGTCGGCGGCGGCGTGCTCAAGGCCCGCGCCACCGCGGAGCTGCGCATCCTCGCCGAGCTGACCGGAGCACCGGTCACCACCACCCTGATGGCGCTCGGCGCGTTCCCCGACAGCCACCCCCAGCACGTCGGCATGCCCGGCATGCACGGCGACGTCTCCGCGGTCACCGCGCTCCAGAAGTCCGACCTGATCGTCGCGCTCGGCGCCCGCTTCGACGACCGCGTCACCGGCCGGCTGGACACCTTCGCGCCGCACGCCAAGGTCGTGCACGCCGACATCGACCCGGCCGAGATCTCCAAGAACCGGATCGCCGACGTGCCGATCGTCGGCGACGCCCGCGAGGTGCTCGCGGACCTGATCGTCGCCGTCCAGGCCGACCACGAGGCCGGCCACCGCGGCGACTACACCGACTGGTGGCGCCAGCTTTCCTTCTGGCGCAACACCTACCCGCTCGGCTACGAGGCGCCCGACGACGGCAGCCTGTCCCCGCAGCAGGTCATCGAGCGGATCGGCGAGCTCGCCCCCGAGGGCACCCTGTTCGCGGCCGGCGTCGGCCAGCACCAGATGTGGGCCGCCCAGTTCATCAAGTACGAGCAGCCCGGCACCTGGTTCAACTCCGGCGGCGCCGGCACCATGGGCTACGCGGTGCCCGCCGCGATGGGCGCCAAGGCCGGCCGCCCCGACCACACCGTGTGGGCGATCGACGGCGACGGCTGCTTCCAGATGACCAACCAGGAGCTGGTCACCTGCGCCCTGAACAACATCCCGATCAAGGTCGCCATCATCAACAACGGCGCCCTCGGCATGGTCCGCCAGTGGCAGAACCTCTTCTACGGCGAGCGGTTCTCCAACACGGTGCTGCACTCCGGCGCGGAGAACGTGCCCGGCTCCACCCAGGGCGTCGGCTCCATCAGCAACCACGGCACCCGGGTGCCGGACTTCGTGAAGCTCTCCGAGGCGATGGGCTGCGTCGGGCTGCGCTGCGAGTCCCCCGACGAGCTGGACGCGGTCATCGCCAAGGCGAACGCGATCAACGACCGCCCGGTGGTCGTGGACTTCATCGTGCACGAGGACGCCATGGTCTGGCCGATGGTCGCCGCGGGCACCTCCAACGACGAGATCATGGCGGCCCGGGACGTTCGCCCCGACTTCGGCGACAGCGAAAACGACTGA